In Pungitius pungitius chromosome 2, fPunPun2.1, whole genome shotgun sequence, a single window of DNA contains:
- the LOC119210838 gene encoding LOW QUALITY PROTEIN: protein diaphanous homolog 1-like (The sequence of the model RefSeq protein was modified relative to this genomic sequence to represent the inferred CDS: inserted 4 bases in 2 codons; deleted 2 bases in 1 codon): MDPNTGSSASAAGPKKDKKPKKSYEDGEGKKKFTLKRLIPDELERFTSMRMKKDKEKPGQAPSHRHSSAASYEISAQSAVLQDHPDEYVLELFEQMLVDMNLNGEKQQPLRAKDITIKREMVSQYLHTSKAGQNQKESSKSAMMYIQELKSDYRDAQLLSCLESLRVSLNNNPVSWVQTFGNEGLALLLNLLKRLQEDKDEYPMVGVKCQHEIIRCLKAFMNNKHGLKSMLESDEGFPLLVKAINPQVPHMMVDAVKLLSAISILEHPENLHERVLEAITEEAERRDIERFQPLLAGMGKPNVALKGGCMQLINALISRGEELDFRIHIRSELQRLGLKDLLTEVRMIENEELRVQLTVFDEQAEDDSEDLKARLDDIRIEMDDVREVFEILVNTVKDSKGESHFLSLMQHLLLIRNDYLARPQYYKLIDECVAQIVLHRNGADPDFKCRHLSLNVEGLIDNMVDQTKVEASEAKAAEMEKKLDAELMARHELQVELKKLEGDYEQKLQDLSQEKEQLSTSKQEREKENQGLQQQLGTLKQQIEKLSKDLEEAKTKVVTITVPLPPLPGQNAXVCPPPPPAPPLPPMSGHAGLPPPPIPPPLPGHAGIPPPPPLPGMPRPPPPPSPPWHAGLLHPPPLPGMPGPPPPPPLPGMGPPPPXPPLPGFPGIPPPPPGPGMPPPPPFGMGGWGAPAPPSLPYGLQPKKDYKPEVQLKRANWSKIGPEDLTEKSFWTKAKEEILENNELFAKLTLAFSAQTKSTKDA; encoded by the exons ACACTCAAACGCCTGATTCCTGATGAG CTGGAACGTTTCACCAGCATGAGGatgaaaaaggacaaagagaagcCCGGCCAAGCGCCAAGTCACCGACACTCTTCAGCAGCCAGCTACGAGATCAGCGCTCAGAGCGCGGTGCTGCAGGATCACCCCGACGAATACGTGCTGGAGCTCTTTGAACAGATGCTG GTGGATATGAACCTGAATGGGGAGAAGCAGCAGCCTCTGAGGGCAAAAGACATTACGATCAAGCGGGAGATGGTCTCCCAGTACCTCCACACGTCTAAAGCC GGTCAGAACCAGAAGGAGAGCTCCAAATCAGCCATGATGTACATCCAGGAGCTGAAGTCTGACTACCGAGACGCGCAGCTACTGAGCTGCCTCGAGTCTCTGCGAGTCTCCCTCAATAACAACCCTGtcag TTGGGTGCAGACCTTTGGAAACGAGGGGCTCGCCTTGCTGCTCAACCTGCTTAAGAGACTACAGGAGGACAAAGACGAATACCC AATGGTGGGAGTGAAATGTCAGCATGAGATCATTCGCTGTTTAAAAGCCTTCATGAACAACAAG CACGGTCTAAAATCCATGCTGGAGTCAGATGAGGGATTTCCTCTGCTGGTCAAAGCCATCAACCCTCAGGTGCCTCATATGATGGTGGATGCTGTCAAGCTGCTCTCTGCAATCTCAATATTGGAACATCCTGAGAACCT TCATGAGCGTGTTTTGGAGGCCATCAccgaggaggcagagagacggGACATTGAGAGGTTTCAGCCGCTCCTTGCTGGCATGGGAAAACCCAACGTTGCTCTGAAG GGTGGCTGCATGCAGCTAATCAATGCCTTGATAAGCCGGGGAGAAGAGCTTGACTTCAGGATCCATATTCGCTCCGAACTGCAAAGATTGGGTCTCAAAGACCTGCTGACG GAGGTGCGGATGATAGAAAACGAAGAGCTGAGGGTGCAACTCACAGTGTTTGATGAGCAGGCTGAAGATGACTCTGAGGACCTCAAAGCACGTCTTGATGACATCCGCATTGAGATGG ATGATGTGAGGGAAGTGTTTGAGATCCTTGTCAACACTGTGAAGGACTCCAAAGGTGAATCGCACTTCCTGTCCCTGATGCAGCACCTGCTGCTAATCCGCAATGACTATCTGGCCAG GCCTCAGTACTACAAGTTGATAGACGAGTGTGTTGCTCAGATCGTGCTTCACAGGAATGGAGCCGACCCCGACTTCAAGTGCCGTCACCTCAGTCTCAACGTTGAAGGCTTGATAG ACAACATGGTGGACCAGACCAAGGTAGAAGCCAGCGAGGCCAAGGCCGCCGAGATGGAAAAGAag CTGGATGCTGAGTTGATGGCCCGCCACGAGCTGCAGGTGGAGCTCAAGAAGCTCGAGGGCGACTATGAGCAGAAGCTGCAGGACTTGAGCCAAGAGAAGGAACAGCTGTCCACTTCTAAGCAGGAGCGGGAGAAGGAGAACCAGggactccagcagcagctcggcACTCTCAAGCAGCAG ATTGAAAAGCTGTCCAAAGATCTGGAAGAGGCCAAAACCAAAGTAGTCACAATCACTGTTCCTCTGCCGCCTCTCCCCGGCCAAAATGC AGTatgcccccctccaccccctgcgCCTCCTCTCCCGCCTATGTCAGGCCACGCAGgcctacctcctcctccaatcccCCCTCCTTTACCGGGTCATGCCGGCATTCCTCCGCCACCTCCTTTACCAGGCATGCCAagacctcctccacccccctcccctccctggcaTGCC ggcctcctccaccccccgcccctccctggCATGCCTGGACCTCCACCACCTCCGCCCTTACCTGGGATGGGACCTCCACCACC CCCCCCGCTGCCCGGGTTTCCCGGTATCCCCCCGCCACCGCCGGGCCCAGGCatgcctccacctccaccatttGGCATGGGGGGCTGGGGGGCCCCTGCACCACCCTCACTGCCTTACGGGCTCCAGCCTAAGAAGGACTACAAGCCTGAAGTCCAGCTGAAGAGAGCCAACTGGAGCAAG ATTGGACCCGAGGACCTCACTGAGAAAAGTTTCTGGACCAAGGCGAAGGAGgagattttagaaaacaatgagCTCTTTGCCAAACTCACCTTGGCCTTCTCCGCACAGacaaagt CCACCAAAG ATGCCTAG